Proteins encoded within one genomic window of Haematobia irritans isolate KBUSLIRL chromosome 5, ASM5000362v1, whole genome shotgun sequence:
- the LOC142238318 gene encoding uncharacterized protein LOC142238318: MYIPPVCSCAPGYSPNIEWLLCGHNRLVLGDFNAYHELWHSPLGNDQRGIALAEQIDDSIFCTANEEAPTRIMGDCSSSPDLSLSSSGLINDVSWQPAISFGSDHLPIILTINRPSAFMTSERRKFFNQKKANWKGFREYTDRRFSELPSPLMFMLPSDVPGHHQRSSHSLHTRWSNCPSEAQLPSRSGGTRRRA; this comes from the coding sequence ATGTATATACCGCCGGTTtgtagctgtgctccaggttatagcccaaacattgagtggctgttgtgcgggcataaccgattggttctaggagactttaatgcctaccatgaactttggcattctcccctaggtaatgaccagagaggcatagccttggcagagcagatagatgactccatATTTTGCACGGCGAACGAAGAGGctcccacgagaattatgggtgactgcagtagttcgccagatttatctttaTCGTCgtctggtctgataaatgacgtttcctgGCAACCCGCCATTTCATTTggatcggaccacctccccataattctcaccattaaccgaccctccgCTTTCatgacctctgaacgccggaagtttttcaatcaaaagaaagccaactggaaaggcttcagagaatacaccgatcgccgcttcagtgagctcccgtcccctctgatgttcatgttgcccagtgacgttccgggacatcatcaacgtagCAGCcactcgcttcatacccgctggtcgaattgcccaagtgaggcccaacttcccagccgaagcggcgggactcgcagacgagcgtga
- the RabX1 gene encoding RAS oncogene family member RabX1, whose amino-acid sequence MRGIEGKVVILGSKGVGKSCLVTKYIKNTLHKDVEHVSAASFFTCKVILEDARVKLQIWDTAGQERYKAVAPMYYRNANAAILVFDLSQYRTFTEIKSWIQELHRNVQDPLILTLVGNKLDLHVSRAVSREEAILFANSIGATYFETSAETDQGLEQVFLSTALGLVRLAREGKCRSLRQFDSSDSISTYTNNNTAFNYSTQAIRNRYVYDNGAIIHLPSVPMGIPVEGDDIKATAEGRLETPSWSIEHIALGEVEPVNWCC is encoded by the exons ATGAGAGGAATCGAAGGCAAAGTTGTTATATTGGGATCCAAAG gtgtTGGCAAATCATGTCTCGTAACCAAATACATCAAAAATACTTTACACAAAGATGTTGAGCATGTGAGTGCAGCTTCATTTTTTACATGCAAAGTCATTTTAGAAGATGCGCGAGTTAAATTACAA atatGGGACACAGCCGGTCAGGAGCGTTACAAAGCAGTAGCACCAATGTACTATCGCAATGCCAATGCCGCCATATTAGTTTTCGATTTGTCACAATATCGAACATTTACAGAAATCAAATCATGGATACAGGAATTGCATCGCAATGTTCAAGATCCGCTCATCTTAACCTTAGTGGGAAATAAATTGGATTTACATGTATCACGGGCAGTCTCACGAGAAGAAGCTATTCTCTTTGCCAATTCAATAGGAGCAACTTACTTTGAGACATCAGCAGAGACAGATCAAGGTTTGGAACAGGTATTTCTTAGTACAGCATTGGGTTTGGTACGTTTGGCCAGAGAAGGAAAATGTCGATCGTTGCGTCAATTCGATTCATCGGATTCCATTTCCACATACACCAATAACAATACCGCCTTTAATTATTCCACTCAGGCCATTAGAAATCGTTATGTTTATGATAATGGCGCAATTATTCACTTACCGTCAGTGCCCATGGGAATACCAGTGGAAGGCGATGATATAAAGGCCACAGCAGAGGGACGTTTAGAAACGCCGTCATGGAGCATAGAGCATATAGCATTGGGTGAAGTTGAACCAGTTAATTGGTGttgttaa